A window from Candidatus Neomarinimicrobiota bacterium encodes these proteins:
- a CDS encoding DMT family transporter: MISLFLSVACSVLIAFILKINEVRTGNRIVVLAGNYLVATGISFVTWQVNPVKVAQLPNTIFAFAVFVGVGFVIAFFAYMKSVNKAGVGFATLVARLSIVLPLVLSGVFYSESPDVSQWIGIALTFITIAVFARSMQSDKTKEWNRESILYLFLLFTVLGLNDFAMKIFREWLPGGDRGQFLLVLFGTATLFTWGIVAIRKMRVTWSDLLLGVILGIPNMFASFFLIDALHQLPGIVVYPLANVAIIGFTVLGGIVIWRERINRLGWISLGLATIAIVLLSM; the protein is encoded by the coding sequence GTGATTTCACTTTTTTTAAGCGTTGCCTGCTCCGTACTTATTGCATTCATCCTGAAAATTAACGAAGTCCGGACCGGGAACCGGATTGTTGTTCTTGCGGGTAATTACCTGGTCGCAACGGGGATTAGTTTCGTCACCTGGCAGGTCAATCCCGTTAAGGTCGCCCAGCTTCCAAACACCATATTTGCATTTGCCGTTTTCGTCGGGGTTGGATTTGTCATCGCGTTTTTTGCCTACATGAAGTCCGTCAATAAAGCTGGTGTGGGTTTTGCCACCTTGGTCGCCCGACTCTCGATTGTACTGCCGCTTGTCTTATCCGGGGTGTTTTATTCCGAATCTCCGGATGTCTCCCAGTGGATTGGTATCGCGCTGACATTTATCACCATCGCTGTGTTTGCGCGGTCCATGCAGTCTGACAAAACCAAGGAATGGAACCGGGAAAGCATCCTGTACTTATTTTTATTATTTACTGTTCTGGGATTGAATGACTTCGCTATGAAGATATTCCGGGAATGGCTGCCGGGAGGAGACCGGGGGCAATTTTTGCTCGTGCTGTTCGGGACGGCGACCTTGTTTACCTGGGGTATTGTAGCCATCAGAAAAATGCGGGTCACGTGGTCTGATCTTCTTCTGGGTGTCATATTGGGGATTCCGAATATGTTTGCCTCCTTTTTCTTGATTGATGCGCTCCACCAATTACCAGGTATCGTTGTTTATCCGCTGGCAAATGTAGCGATCATCGGGTTTACAGTGCTCGGAGGTATCGTCATCTGGCGGGAACGGATTAACCGACTTGGGTGGATCAGCCTGGGGCTGGCTACGATAGCAATCGTATTGTTATCAATGTAA
- a CDS encoding C40 family peptidase, whose translation MLKQGILTVLVLSVFFSCAKTSKIQRLNSVVEQTGEKYAADSRVEVWDVTGELDGNGITVGGETTSPEGLEALKISLGNTFPNTQKRYDVIVLPDPALEDETSGLIRVGIAQVRREPSHQSELITQGVLGAPVTLLKKSEDHYYIRMEDGYLGWVDTFSVVTGDSEMISDWNTSSLAVFKETHGTVLTEPMASSATVADILLGARVQVRDRSPRWAFVGLPDGRMGFVPRDDLIPMEDFRKMEPSHDGIANQAKELLGVSYLWGGTTSAGFDCSGFTQTVYRMNGIHLPRDANMQVNRGVEIDTSNGLASLHVGDLLFFGSEPGKITHVGILLGNQEFIHASGMVKINSLDPEASNYNKYRHNTLQTVKRLF comes from the coding sequence ATGCTTAAACAGGGGATACTGACCGTTTTGGTGCTCTCCGTCTTTTTTAGTTGCGCCAAGACGTCTAAGATACAACGGTTGAATTCTGTTGTTGAACAAACCGGCGAAAAATATGCAGCAGATTCTCGTGTTGAGGTTTGGGATGTCACCGGGGAACTTGATGGTAACGGGATCACCGTTGGAGGTGAAACGACTTCTCCGGAGGGTCTGGAAGCGCTGAAAATTTCGCTGGGAAATACTTTCCCCAATACCCAGAAAAGGTACGATGTTATTGTATTACCAGATCCTGCACTCGAAGATGAAACGTCCGGATTGATCCGGGTGGGTATTGCTCAGGTTCGTCGGGAGCCGTCCCACCAGTCGGAGCTAATAACGCAAGGGGTGTTAGGTGCACCGGTCACGCTCCTGAAAAAATCTGAAGATCATTACTACATCCGAATGGAAGACGGATACCTGGGATGGGTCGATACATTCTCGGTCGTCACTGGCGACAGCGAAATGATATCAGACTGGAATACATCGTCATTAGCGGTCTTCAAGGAAACACACGGAACTGTCTTAACGGAACCCATGGCAAGCAGCGCTACCGTCGCAGATATTCTGTTAGGCGCCAGGGTGCAGGTGCGGGACCGGAGCCCCCGCTGGGCATTTGTGGGATTACCCGATGGACGGATGGGATTCGTCCCCAGGGATGACCTGATTCCCATGGAGGATTTCCGGAAGATGGAGCCAAGTCACGATGGGATAGCCAACCAGGCGAAGGAACTGCTTGGGGTGAGTTACCTCTGGGGCGGTACAACGTCAGCCGGATTCGACTGCAGCGGATTTACCCAGACCGTGTATCGAATGAACGGGATACATTTGCCCAGAGATGCGAATATGCAGGTGAACCGAGGTGTGGAAATTGATACCTCCAACGGATTGGCAAGCCTCCACGTTGGGGATCTATTGTTCTTCGGGAGCGAACCGGGAAAAATTACCCACGTGGGAATTTTACTTGGTAACCAGGAATTTATCCATGCCTCGGGTATGGTGAAGATTAACAGTCTCGATCCCGAAGCCTCAAATTACAATAAGTACAGACATAATACCCTCCAGACAGTCAAGCGTCTGTTCTGA
- the def gene encoding peptide deformylase, translating into MSRSSRLRIYPDHVLREHALPVTNITDELRTLVDEMILLMDAYQGIGLAAPQVGILQRLIVIKDEDEFLTLVNPEIHHREDKYQLEEGCLSLPGIQVNVTREYIIQVEAMDISGNPLEFEAEDLPARIIQHEVDHLDGVLIIDHASTIERHLLKRQLRELTQEQ; encoded by the coding sequence ATGAGCAGATCTTCCCGGTTGCGGATATATCCGGATCATGTTTTACGCGAACACGCATTGCCCGTTACAAATATTACCGACGAGCTCCGTACACTGGTTGATGAAATGATTTTGCTCATGGATGCATACCAGGGGATCGGATTGGCGGCTCCACAGGTCGGCATATTGCAGCGGTTGATTGTGATCAAAGATGAGGACGAATTTCTCACCCTGGTTAATCCGGAAATCCATCACCGGGAGGATAAGTACCAGCTGGAAGAGGGATGCCTGAGCCTGCCGGGGATCCAGGTGAATGTGACCCGAGAGTATATCATTCAGGTGGAGGCAATGGATATTTCTGGAAATCCTCTGGAATTCGAAGCCGAAGACCTGCCGGCGAGAATTATCCAGCACGAGGTGGATCATCTGGACGGAGTACTGATTATCGATCATGCTTCCACGATAGAGAGGCATTTACTGAAACGACAGCTACGGGAGTTAACGCAGGAGCAGTGA
- the feoB gene encoding ferrous iron transport protein B, whose amino-acid sequence MKIAVLGPPNVGKSTIYNAVAGYKSVSSNFSGTTIQYEKSTVRLNGMVAELIDFPGCYSLSPVDDISAEVSDFLITNSIDVIVSVVDAGHLERTLPLTLELLELGKPVVVALNMIDEARASGIEVDADVLSTTLDTPVIETVASKNIGVRDLFREVKSVYSRLETGRRKFPVYSSDVEEALKEIEKAIAGNYPEQPVHSRFVAVNLLERNTDLLRRIAGIHLNGLTEKIEEIRKNLSTGDRLPDTFMISERNAITCELAGSVTRRSESPPHWRDRLDNVFLHPRWGYVLLGLALAGVFYFVFGVGSYLEEPLLDGFQALEPVLVDQFPREGLIYTLLNGALAGISGGLAIVLPYLIPFFLILGFLEDVGYLPRVAFLMDTFMHKIGIHGTAIMPIVLGYGCTVPALFATRILPGKRDRIISAVIASLIPCSARTVIIFGLVAYYLGALAAIGIYLLNIVVIVLAGRFMSTLMPSITPGMIMEMPPYRLPSLSNLVKKVWFRIREFVIIAWPLLVAGSVALAVAQYYHWDSLFNIALSPLTGILGLPAVLGTTLIFGVLRKELSLIMLVQAIGTANVISVLSAGQILTFTVFVTFYIPCLATLAVLYKEFGIRWTLSIAGVTLGIATFLGIGTRLIFGG is encoded by the coding sequence ATGAAAATCGCGGTACTCGGCCCGCCAAACGTGGGGAAAAGTACTATCTACAATGCAGTAGCAGGCTATAAATCCGTTTCATCGAATTTTTCCGGTACGACCATTCAATACGAGAAGAGCACCGTCAGGCTGAACGGAATGGTCGCCGAACTCATCGACTTTCCCGGGTGTTATTCCCTGTCTCCTGTGGATGACATCTCTGCGGAAGTCAGCGACTTTTTAATTACAAATTCCATTGATGTGATTGTCTCAGTGGTCGATGCCGGTCACCTTGAGCGCACGCTCCCGCTGACGCTGGAACTCCTGGAACTCGGGAAACCGGTTGTGGTAGCGCTCAACATGATTGACGAAGCGCGAGCTTCCGGAATCGAAGTGGATGCAGATGTGCTGAGTACCACGCTGGATACGCCGGTTATCGAAACCGTCGCCTCTAAAAATATTGGCGTTCGAGACCTGTTTCGGGAGGTCAAATCTGTGTATTCCCGCCTGGAAACCGGAAGAAGGAAATTTCCGGTGTATTCTTCCGATGTGGAAGAAGCGCTGAAAGAAATCGAGAAGGCGATTGCCGGAAACTATCCGGAGCAGCCGGTGCATTCACGATTCGTTGCCGTCAATCTTTTGGAGAGGAACACAGATTTGCTCCGCCGTATTGCCGGCATACATCTGAACGGCCTGACCGAAAAAATTGAAGAGATCCGGAAGAATTTATCCACCGGCGACAGGTTGCCTGACACCTTCATGATTTCAGAGAGAAATGCCATCACCTGCGAACTGGCTGGCTCCGTAACCCGCCGGTCGGAGTCCCCGCCTCACTGGCGGGATCGCCTGGATAACGTGTTTCTCCATCCCCGCTGGGGATATGTGTTGCTCGGCCTGGCACTTGCCGGCGTGTTTTACTTTGTGTTCGGCGTCGGTTCGTATCTCGAAGAACCGCTGCTTGACGGATTCCAGGCGTTGGAACCGGTGCTGGTTGACCAATTTCCCAGAGAAGGCTTAATCTATACGCTACTCAATGGTGCCCTGGCGGGAATCAGCGGCGGCCTGGCAATCGTATTGCCGTATCTGATCCCGTTCTTTCTGATCCTCGGCTTCCTTGAGGATGTGGGCTATCTGCCGCGGGTGGCTTTCCTGATGGATACCTTTATGCACAAGATTGGAATACACGGTACAGCAATTATGCCGATAGTTCTTGGTTACGGTTGTACGGTGCCAGCGCTGTTTGCCACGAGAATTCTGCCGGGTAAGCGGGACAGGATTATCTCAGCAGTGATCGCATCTCTCATTCCGTGCTCCGCCAGAACGGTGATAATATTCGGACTGGTGGCGTATTACCTCGGTGCTCTGGCAGCTATTGGCATCTACCTGCTAAACATAGTCGTGATTGTACTCGCCGGACGATTCATGTCCACGTTAATGCCGTCCATCACCCCGGGGATGATTATGGAAATGCCGCCGTACCGGCTGCCTTCGCTGAGCAATTTAGTGAAGAAGGTCTGGTTCCGGATCCGGGAGTTCGTCATCATCGCCTGGCCGCTTCTGGTGGCAGGAAGTGTGGCACTGGCTGTGGCGCAGTACTATCACTGGGACAGCCTGTTTAACATCGCATTATCGCCGCTGACCGGTATCCTGGGATTGCCCGCTGTGTTGGGGACTACATTAATTTTTGGCGTTCTGCGCAAGGAACTCTCCCTGATTATGCTTGTGCAGGCCATCGGAACCGCCAACGTAATCAGCGTATTGAGCGCCGGGCAAATCCTGACTTTTACGGTATTTGTAACCTTCTATATCCCTTGTCTTGCGACTCTGGCCGTGCTGTACAAGGAGTTCGGCATCCGGTGGACTCTGAGCATCGCCGGCGTCACGCTGGGTATCGCCACCTTTCTCGGGATTGGAACCAGATTGATTTTTGGAGGATGA
- a CDS encoding ferrous iron transport protein A, with product MPNKMTLLDAKTNEELRVVDIMAGCRMQQSLAHLGVEIGSLIRIRRNAPFSGPLIINCNSAETAIGRGIASKIFVEPAT from the coding sequence ATGCCAAATAAAATGACACTTCTGGATGCAAAGACGAACGAGGAACTCCGCGTGGTCGACATCATGGCCGGCTGCCGCATGCAGCAGTCGCTGGCCCACTTGGGCGTTGAGATCGGTTCGCTGATCCGTATCCGCCGTAACGCACCATTCTCGGGGCCGTTAATCATAAATTGCAACAGTGCGGAGACCGCTATCGGTCGCGGCATTGCGTCCAAAATCTTTGTGGAGCCTGCCACATGA
- a CDS encoding ATP-binding protein has translation MKKIAIISGKGGTGKTFLTGALTAIPKHQVIIDCDVDASNLYLMLEPSDGEGREFYGGKVAEIDSDLCIECGICRDKCRYDAILPGYTVDPYLCEGCSLCMHLCPVDAVEMVKEKAGYAYQAETSFGPFSYAEMTPGSENSGKLVAELKRTAKKTGEETGADFMLLDGPPGTGCPLISTVAGCHAAIIVTEPTQSGMHDLGRVYDVLKKFRTAVGVVINKYDLSLEESKDIEALCEHLDIPVIGKIPYSTVIAEKISRGDCTSMEFNGVLREEIERIWAGILRLVE, from the coding sequence ATGAAAAAAATTGCAATCATTAGCGGCAAGGGCGGCACCGGAAAGACTTTTCTGACTGGTGCGCTCACGGCGATTCCGAAACACCAGGTGATCATCGATTGCGATGTGGATGCCTCGAATCTGTATCTCATGCTGGAGCCCAGCGATGGAGAAGGCCGTGAATTCTATGGTGGAAAGGTTGCGGAAATCGATTCTGACCTCTGTATCGAATGCGGGATCTGTCGCGATAAGTGCAGGTATGATGCCATCCTGCCCGGGTACACCGTCGATCCCTATCTCTGCGAAGGGTGCAGCCTGTGTATGCATCTATGTCCGGTCGATGCGGTGGAGATGGTGAAAGAAAAAGCCGGATATGCGTATCAGGCGGAGACGTCTTTCGGCCCGTTCAGCTACGCGGAAATGACACCCGGAAGCGAAAACTCCGGCAAGTTGGTCGCAGAACTGAAGCGAACCGCAAAGAAAACCGGTGAGGAGACCGGGGCTGACTTTATGCTCCTGGACGGCCCGCCGGGCACCGGCTGTCCGCTGATTTCCACGGTCGCGGGATGCCACGCAGCGATCATTGTGACCGAACCGACCCAGTCCGGGATGCACGATCTGGGGCGGGTGTATGACGTCCTGAAGAAATTCAGGACAGCGGTCGGCGTGGTCATCAATAAATACGATTTGAGCCTGGAAGAGTCCAAAGATATAGAGGCGTTGTGCGAACACCTGGATATTCCGGTCATCGGGAAAATCCCGTATTCCACCGTCATCGCAGAGAAAATTTCCCGGGGGGATTGTACGTCAATGGAATTCAACGGCGTCCTCCGTGAGGAGATTGAACGGATTTGGGCGGGGATATTAAGATTGGTAGAGTGA
- a CDS encoding FAD-dependent oxidoreductase has protein sequence MDNAASDVIVIGGGPAGVITALTALRYYPDKSVTLIKNQEVGIIPCGIPYMFNSLDSPDDNKMGIGALESNGVTVLTDEVTQINRNNKNIKTTAGKALSYEKLVLATGSKPVVPPIPGAESDRVFPIKKDIGFMKSLVEKIKEADSVLIVGGGFIGVELADEIAGLGDVDVHLVEMLPDLLANSFDAEFGAMAEERLLQKQVNVIKNTRVEEFASNGKLTAAKLSNGETISIDYAIIGIGSSPNTSLAENAGLNLFDGSGIWVDEYMRTTDPDIFAVGDCAAKRDFFTRAKTSVMLASTATAEARIAGANLYRLKVVRENKGTIAIYSTYVDGLVLGSAGLTERTATRENFEVITGRAEGPDKHPGKLPGTNQCKVKLIFSKNSETIMGGQVAGGPAAGEMINIIGAALQKRASRTEFETMQMATHPYLTAAPTQYPIVVAAQNASYE, from the coding sequence ATGGACAACGCAGCATCTGACGTAATTGTAATCGGCGGTGGCCCCGCCGGAGTAATAACTGCCCTGACAGCCCTGCGCTACTATCCGGACAAATCCGTTACGCTAATCAAAAACCAGGAAGTCGGTATAATCCCGTGCGGGATCCCATATATGTTCAACAGCCTGGATTCCCCGGACGATAACAAAATGGGCATCGGCGCGCTGGAATCGAACGGTGTGACCGTTTTAACGGACGAGGTTACACAAATTAACCGGAATAATAAGAATATTAAAACTACCGCCGGTAAAGCACTCAGCTATGAAAAACTGGTACTGGCCACAGGTTCCAAGCCGGTTGTTCCACCGATTCCCGGAGCGGAATCCGACCGGGTATTTCCTATTAAAAAAGATATCGGGTTCATGAAGAGCCTGGTTGAAAAAATTAAGGAGGCCGATTCCGTCCTGATTGTCGGCGGAGGATTTATCGGTGTGGAACTGGCTGACGAGATCGCCGGGCTCGGCGATGTGGACGTTCACCTGGTCGAAATGTTGCCAGATCTGTTGGCGAACAGTTTCGATGCCGAATTCGGAGCCATGGCAGAAGAAAGGCTTCTACAGAAGCAGGTGAACGTCATCAAAAATACCCGGGTGGAAGAGTTTGCCAGCAATGGAAAACTCACAGCGGCCAAATTATCCAACGGGGAGACTATCTCCATCGATTATGCCATTATCGGAATCGGCTCCTCGCCGAATACTTCGCTGGCGGAGAACGCCGGACTGAATCTGTTTGACGGTAGCGGAATCTGGGTGGACGAATACATGCGTACCACGGACCCTGACATCTTTGCCGTTGGCGATTGTGCGGCAAAGCGCGACTTCTTTACCCGCGCCAAAACCTCGGTAATGCTTGCATCGACGGCGACGGCGGAAGCACGGATTGCCGGCGCGAACCTCTATCGGCTGAAGGTGGTACGCGAAAATAAAGGGACGATCGCCATCTATTCCACTTATGTGGATGGACTGGTCCTGGGATCGGCCGGATTGACCGAACGAACCGCCACCAGGGAGAATTTTGAGGTGATCACCGGCCGGGCAGAGGGCCCGGATAAGCATCCCGGAAAACTGCCCGGCACGAACCAGTGTAAGGTGAAATTGATTTTCTCGAAAAACTCAGAAACGATTATGGGAGGGCAGGTCGCCGGCGGGCCGGCCGCAGGGGAGATGATTAACATCATCGGCGCCGCCCTTCAAAAGCGGGCGTCCCGAACCGAATTCGAGACCATGCAGATGGCGACTCATCCCTACCTGACTGCGGCGCCAACGCAATATCCGATAGTGGTCGCAGCGCAAAACGCAAGCTATGAATAA
- a CDS encoding ATP-binding protein has translation MIIAVASGKGGTGKTSVATSLALSLPDVQFLDCDVEAPNSHIFLKPEITEERESVILVPEIDENRCDSCGICQKICEFNALTVIPGMNGENGKMLRFDSLCHGCGACAALCPQKAIREVPRAIGTVRFGQSENLAGDPIDVVSGSLNAGETLSPPVIRDVRSHTNQDKTVIIDAPPGTSCPVVASLKGADYCILVTEPTPFGLHDLSLAVELNQDLGIPMGVIINRSDLGDTAVEDFCYQHDIPVLLKIPFRKEIARAYAGGKPLVSLEPEYTRYLERLFQPRELMKG, from the coding sequence ATGATTATCGCAGTTGCCAGCGGAAAGGGCGGTACGGGGAAGACCAGTGTTGCAACCAGTCTTGCCCTATCGTTACCCGACGTGCAGTTTCTGGATTGCGACGTGGAAGCGCCGAACAGCCATATCTTCCTGAAGCCGGAAATCACAGAAGAGCGGGAATCGGTGATTCTCGTGCCGGAAATCGATGAGAATCGCTGCGACAGCTGTGGGATTTGCCAGAAGATTTGCGAGTTTAACGCCCTGACAGTGATACCCGGAATGAACGGGGAGAACGGCAAGATGCTGCGGTTTGACAGCCTCTGTCACGGCTGCGGCGCCTGTGCCGCACTGTGTCCGCAGAAGGCAATAAGAGAGGTACCTAGAGCTATCGGTACTGTTCGGTTTGGACAGTCGGAAAACCTGGCAGGTGATCCCATAGATGTCGTCTCGGGATCGCTCAACGCAGGCGAAACCCTGTCCCCGCCGGTCATCCGGGATGTCCGATCCCACACAAATCAGGATAAAACGGTAATAATCGATGCACCGCCCGGAACGTCGTGTCCAGTGGTGGCCAGCCTGAAGGGGGCAGATTACTGCATCCTGGTGACGGAACCGACGCCATTTGGTTTGCATGACCTCTCCCTGGCTGTGGAACTGAATCAAGATCTCGGCATTCCCATGGGCGTTATTATCAACCGGTCCGATTTGGGGGATACAGCCGTGGAAGACTTCTGCTATCAGCATGATATTCCGGTGCTGCTGAAAATCCCCTTCCGCAAGGAAATTGCCCGTGCCTACGCCGGAGGCAAACCGCTCGTATCCCTGGAACCAGAATACACCCGCTATTTAGAACGCTTATTTCAACCACGTGAATTGATGAAAGGATAA
- a CDS encoding NifB/NifX family molybdenum-iron cluster-binding protein: MKVCIPTKGETSDATVDSTFGRCQYLLFAETESGVTYQHENKHREANSGVGTQVAQAVVAEGAEAVISQEIGPKAQKVLQAGNVKGYHAEKARVQEVLDLLKQGKLEPLY; encoded by the coding sequence ATGAAGGTCTGTATTCCAACCAAGGGTGAGACGTCGGACGCCACTGTTGACAGCACATTTGGCCGATGCCAGTACCTGTTGTTCGCGGAGACGGAATCCGGCGTAACCTATCAGCACGAAAATAAACACCGTGAGGCGAACAGCGGCGTCGGAACCCAGGTTGCTCAGGCCGTCGTTGCCGAGGGGGCCGAGGCAGTTATCAGTCAGGAGATCGGGCCAAAAGCCCAAAAGGTGCTCCAGGCGGGAAACGTCAAGGGGTATCATGCCGAGAAGGCACGAGTACAGGAGGTGCTTGACCTGCTGAAACAGGGTAAACTCGAACCGCTGTATTAG
- a CDS encoding NifB/NifX family molybdenum-iron cluster-binding protein gives MRIAIATDGGIVSQHFGRCRYYTVIDVEEGDVTKRESLENPGHRPDFLPRFLNEHGVDCIVSGGMGRKAQALFSRFDIDAVIGVEGDIEAVIDAILNDELKDGTNLCSPKHEHAGHSHGQCH, from the coding sequence ATGCGAATCGCAATCGCCACCGATGGGGGTATCGTATCACAACATTTCGGACGGTGCCGGTACTACACGGTTATTGATGTTGAAGAGGGGGATGTCACGAAACGGGAAAGCTTGGAGAATCCGGGGCATCGTCCGGATTTCCTGCCGAGGTTTCTGAACGAGCACGGTGTAGACTGCATCGTGAGCGGCGGAATGGGACGGAAAGCGCAGGCCCTCTTTTCCCGGTTCGATATCGACGCTGTCATCGGCGTGGAAGGTGATATCGAGGCAGTCATTGACGCCATCCTGAACGATGAGCTTAAGGACGGCACCAATCTCTGCAGCCCCAAGCATGAACATGCCGGACATTCCCATGGGCAATGCCATTGA
- a CDS encoding DUF5320 domain-containing protein gives MPGGDRSGPWGEGPMSGRGAGWCREGDRPGYASAPGFARGRRWFGGFGRGRGFGRGFTGFWRNRGDEPKEENLRQEAHALKNRLDELVELIHEFKSERKTKE, from the coding sequence ATGCCAGGAGGAGATAGATCAGGACCGTGGGGCGAAGGGCCGATGAGTGGCAGAGGCGCCGGCTGGTGCCGTGAAGGAGACCGGCCGGGTTATGCATCAGCGCCGGGCTTTGCCCGTGGCCGCCGCTGGTTTGGTGGTTTCGGACGTGGCCGGGGATTCGGACGAGGATTTACCGGATTCTGGCGGAACCGGGGTGATGAACCGAAAGAGGAAAACCTGAGACAGGAAGCGCATGCGCTGAAAAACCGGCTGGATGAGCTCGTGGAATTAATACACGAGTTCAAGAGCGAACGGAAGACGAAAGAATGA
- a CDS encoding transcriptional repressor yields the protein MADNWYKTQLKEQDVRLTDGRQLVLDILMDNQSDHLTVEDIYVLAHEENPSLGMATVYRTVDLLVKHGIAQKFEFGEGKARYELVPKPGDPGHHHHLVCKKCKKIVNYDDFLEEEKSFLNMVEEGLSDRYNFEIEDHMIQFYGYCRDCDGV from the coding sequence ATGGCTGATAACTGGTATAAAACGCAACTGAAAGAGCAGGATGTCCGGTTGACCGACGGCCGGCAGCTGGTGCTGGATATTCTAATGGATAACCAGAGCGACCACCTGACGGTGGAAGATATCTACGTCCTGGCCCACGAGGAAAATCCATCGCTGGGAATGGCAACAGTGTACCGGACGGTGGATCTGTTGGTGAAGCATGGGATTGCACAAAAGTTCGAATTCGGCGAAGGGAAAGCCCGGTACGAGTTGGTTCCCAAGCCTGGTGACCCCGGACATCACCACCATTTGGTCTGTAAAAAATGCAAGAAGATTGTGAACTACGATGACTTCCTGGAGGAAGAAAAATCGTTCTTAAATATGGTGGAAGAAGGGTTGTCCGACAGATACAACTTTGAGATAGAAGACCATATGATACAGTTTTATGGTTACTGCAGAGATTGCGACGGAGTTTAA
- a CDS encoding ARMT1-like domain-containing protein, with protein MNIQPECYPCALSQVLEAARRVNLDTDIQYDLLRKTMEHMLKVSSQTTMPEVGQFIHRMVRDYSDAHDPYHREKTEFNTRLLDLLPSIRRKVQDSNAPLRTAIRYAIAGNVIDFAKADAFIDLDGELERACSNTFAIEDFDHFRERLNSSESLVYLGDNAGEIVMDRLLIETIQSIYDIEITYVVRGAPVLNDATVEDSEQVDMSRIVNVISNGTDAPGTLYNQVSAQVRQLLDSADMIVAKGQGNFESLSETPLDIFFLFKIKCGAIADRIGAPVQQYILANSESVQNRRRSHEHIPC; from the coding sequence ATGAACATCCAGCCCGAATGCTATCCCTGCGCCCTCAGCCAGGTGCTCGAAGCCGCCCGTCGTGTAAACCTGGATACCGATATCCAGTATGATCTTTTGCGAAAGACCATGGAGCATATGCTCAAAGTATCATCGCAGACCACCATGCCGGAGGTGGGCCAGTTTATCCACCGGATGGTAAGAGACTACTCCGACGCGCATGATCCGTATCACCGGGAGAAAACGGAATTCAATACGCGGCTGCTTGATCTCCTTCCCTCTATCCGGCGAAAAGTTCAGGACTCCAATGCGCCACTCAGGACTGCAATCCGATATGCCATCGCCGGGAACGTTATCGACTTTGCCAAAGCGGACGCATTTATCGATCTGGATGGCGAGTTGGAGCGGGCGTGCTCCAACACCTTCGCCATTGAGGATTTCGACCATTTCCGGGAGCGGCTTAATAGTTCCGAATCCCTGGTTTATCTGGGAGACAACGCTGGCGAAATCGTTATGGATCGTCTGCTAATAGAGACCATTCAGTCGATATACGATATAGAGATTACTTATGTCGTTCGCGGAGCGCCAGTGTTAAACGATGCAACCGTCGAGGACTCGGAACAGGTTGACATGTCCCGGATCGTCAATGTTATTTCAAACGGCACTGACGCCCCCGGGACGCTCTATAATCAAGTGAGTGCTCAGGTGCGACAGCTGCTTGACTCGGCCGATATGATTGTCGCAAAGGGCCAGGGTAACTTTGAGTCTCTCAGCGAAACGCCTCTCGACATTTTTTTCCTCTTTAAAATCAAATGCGGAGCCATCGCGGATAGAATCGGCGCGCCGGTACAGCAATATATCCTTGCCAACAGCGAATCTGTTCAAAACAGGAGACGTTCACATGAGCATATCCCCTGCTGA
- a CDS encoding iron-sulfur cluster assembly scaffold protein, with product MSISPADTRQSRVFRKHKIILQQMGYSNKAISLILNKTNLGALDNPSVCMTFQSDCGDTLILYANFTGNIFREVKFQYIGCVGLLSSASALSLLLQDKSLEEAANIQESDIYEYLEFIPEGKHDCVEFTIESLHTMVRRLKK from the coding sequence ATGAGCATATCCCCTGCTGACACAAGACAATCCCGGGTATTTCGTAAACACAAAATCATCCTCCAGCAGATGGGTTATTCCAACAAGGCAATTTCCCTGATTCTGAATAAAACCAACCTGGGCGCCCTCGATAATCCCTCAGTTTGTATGACATTCCAGTCCGACTGTGGCGATACTTTGATCCTGTACGCAAACTTCACAGGGAATATATTCCGGGAGGTAAAATTTCAGTATATCGGCTGTGTCGGATTGTTGTCTTCGGCGTCTGCACTGTCCCTTCTTTTGCAGGATAAATCTCTGGAAGAAGCGGCCAATATACAGGAATCGGATATCTATGAGTATCTGGAGTTTATCCCGGAGGGAAAACACGACTGTGTGGAGTTTACCATTGAATCGCTGCATACAATGGTGCGTCGGCTGAAAAAGTAG